One Corythoichthys intestinalis isolate RoL2023-P3 chromosome 9, ASM3026506v1, whole genome shotgun sequence DNA window includes the following coding sequences:
- the LOC130921548 gene encoding olfactory receptor class A-like protein 4, whose translation MSAVLTVDAILFGMLVFCGILGNFLVIFVVIQAATESPSRRLPPSDTILVHLSLANLLTSLFRTVPIFVSDLGLDVSLSPGWCRVFMLLWVWWRAVGCWVTLGLSIFHFTTLRRQHVTFGPLALQRERRRVWIILGVVWGANLAFSTPALVYSTHVHGNATVELMVISCTTRPLLGCIWEFPSSTQGAAFASASLAFNEVLPLLLMVCTNLATLHSLAKHIRAVTAGGEHGELDKHMSGERKAAHVIMLMVSLFVVCWVLQVAAVTYYNHDRGHHAEGLLTVAHFSASLFVGFCPMVVALGHGKLRRRIVGMILGWSKALKRRSGVEVGVQPPQVKGKKDKQTIFVVPKESKQ comes from the exons ATGTCGGCCGTACTCACTGTAGATGCTATTCTGTTTGGTATGCTGGTATTTTGTGGCATCTTGGGAAACTTTCTGGTCATCTTTGTG GTTATCCAGGCTGCCACTGAGAGTCCATCTCGGAGGCTTCCACCCTCGGATACAATTTTGGTGCATTTGTCACTGGCCAACCTCCTCACTTCGCTTTTCCGCACTGTGCCTATTTTTGTTTCGGACTTGGGTTTGGATGTGAGTCTCTCTCCGGGCTGGTGTCGAGTCTTCATGCTGCTGTGGGTGTGGTGGCGAGCTGTGGGCTGCTGGGTGACTCTGGGGCTCAGCATTTTCCACTTTACTACACTAAGGCGCCAGCATGTGACCTTCGGACCTCTGGCCTTACAACGGGAGAGGCGACGTGTCTGGATCATCCTGGGAGTAGTGTGGGGGGCCAACCTGGCATTTTCTACCCCTGCTCTTGTATACAGCACCCACGTTCACGGCAACGCTACTGTGGAGCTGATGGTGATCAGCTGCACCACCAGGCCCCTGCTAGGCTGCATATGGGAGTTCCCTTCCAGCACACAGGGAGCAGCATTTGCCTCTGCTTCCTTGGCCTTCAATGAGGTATTGCCACTCCTGCTAATGGTGTGCACCAACTTGGCCACGCTGCACTCTTTGGCCAAGCACATCAGGGCCGTGACTGCGGGGGGAGAACACGGGGAGCTGGACAAACACATGTCCGGTGAGCGCAAGGCAGCTCATGTCATTATGTTAATGGTATCGCTTTTTGTGGTGTGTTGGGTGCTGCAGGTAGCCGCAGTGACTTACTATAACCATGACAGAGGTCACCATGCTGAAGGATTGCTCACTGTAGCACATTTCTCCGCCTCGCTGTTTGTGGGATTTTGTCCGATGGTGGTGGCCCTGGGGCACGGCAAGTTAAGGAGGAGAATTGTGGGCATGATACTTGGCTGGTCAAAAGCTCTTAAACGCCGGTCTGGTGTGGAAGTTGGGGTTCAACCCCCGCAGGTTAAAGGAAAGAAAGATAAACAAACCATTTTTGTTGTTCCAAAGGAAAGTAAACAGTAA
- the fndc10 gene encoding fibronectin type III domain-containing protein 10 — translation MNRQQGPSVLALAALLLCTAQHRTRGSSSASASTSPSEVAGREDAGMQRKWLKHHSNSSQESRPRYSDVSGVSPIKWSPFSKASSPLCAYQVTEGGIGGPLCFRHMLVGYKCHKGDCRSAVSSGSLVANILLNGSVLLQWSQEVQRSPDWTRAFGTNSSSVFGGRRHRRGGYELSCWWNGSYTQFECAGVNLGSGCGDFMLSELHENIPYRICLRSQTAEHKDCVEFILPPSGMQDIVIAMTTVGGAICVMLVIICLLVAYITENIMSPATQHTYSYRTHSRH, via the coding sequence ATGAACCGCCAACAGGGGCCGTCGGTGCTCGCGTTAGCTGCGCTGCTGCTTTGCACGGCGCAGCACAGGACTCGTGGCAGCAGCTCAGCATCAGCATCAACATCCCCATCGGAGGTGGCAGGCAGGGAAGATGCAGGGATGCAGCGCAAGTGGCTTAAACACCATAGCAACAGCAGTCAGGAAAGCAGGCCGAGGTACAGCGACGTTTCTGGCGTGTCACCGATCAAGTGGAGCCCGTTCAGCAAGGCGTCATCACCGCTGTGTGCCTATCAAGTCACGGAGGGGGGTATCGGGGGGCCGCTCTGCTTTCGACACATGTTGGTCGGGTACAAGTGCCATAAGGGAGACTGCAGGTCAGCCGTGTCTTCAGGGAGCTTGGTGGCGAATATTCTCCTCAATGGCAGCGTGTTACTACAGTGGAGTCAAGAGGTCCAACGGTCACCAGACTGGACGAGAGCTTTTGGCACAAACTCGTCGAGTGTTTTCGGTGGCCGGCGACACAGACGCGGAGGTTACGAGTTGAGCTGCTGGTGGAACGGCAGCTACACTCAGTTCGAGTGCGCCGGGGTCAATCTCGGTTCTGGATGCGGGGACTTCATGTTAAGCGAGCTGCACGAGAACATTCCTTACCGCATCTGCCTGCGCTCCCAGACAGCGGAGCACAAAGACTGCGTGGAGTTTATCCTGCCGCCTTCTGGGATGCAGGACATCGTGATCGCCATGACGACAGTCGGAGGGGCCATTTGCGTGATGTTGGTCATCATCTGCTTACTGGTGGCATATATTACAGAAAACATCATGAGCCCGGCAACGCAGCACACGTACTCTTACCGCACTCACTCGCGCCACTGA
- the LOC130921550 gene encoding olfactory receptor class A-like protein 4 has translation MDGDMDEDMELIGMGLRVSVSPLQIAMYIILVVLGILGNAIVILVIGKSVYVERGRGHNSDIIIINMALSNLLVSVMRNTLLVISDIGLELYSSKEWCRFLMGVWVWLRSVNVWSTLFLSAFHLQTLRRVAPNITTFRTQRGAPSILLLNLAFIWFLNFLYSIPAYIFSTNGNVNTTETLMLVSSTTRPLLGCVWNFPYSFSGLSYATTSMVIHETLPIILMVLTNMGSLYTLYTHGRTSVKDAPVIKRVPAERRAAKVILALIMLFIMSWGTSIISVNYFNYNRGSSAEFLLVIARFANIIFIALSPMVLAVGHRRLRSFIKSVLAH, from the exons ATGGACGGGGACATGGATGAGGATATGGAGCTGATAGGCATGGGACTTCGGGTCTCAGTGTCCCCGCTCCAAATTGCTATGTACATCATACTGGTGGTGCTGGGAATCCTGGGTAACGCCATTGTGATCTTAGTGATCGGTAAGAGCGTGTACGTGGAACGTGGTCGAGGACACAACTCCGACATCATTATCATCAACATGGCCTTGTCCAATTTATTGGTGTCAGTGATGAGGAACACGCTGCTGGTCATCTCAGACATTGGACTAGAA CTGTATTCATCCAAGGAGTGGTGTCGCTTTCTCATGGGGGTGTGGGTGTGGCTGCGCTCGGTCAACGTGTGGTCAACACTCTTTCTCAGTGCCTTTCACCTTCAGACCTTAAGACGCGTGGCTCCTAATATTACCACGTTCCGTACACAGCGAGGGGCTCCTAGTATTCTCCTGCTCAATCTGGCTTTCATCTGGTTCCTCAACTTTTTATACTCCATTCCTGCATATATCTTCTCCACTAATGGCAATGTTAACACCACAGAG ACGCTAATGCTAGTGAGCAGCACAACACGCCCCTTGCTGGGCTGCGTATGGAACTTTCCTTATTCCTTCAGCGGCTTGTCATACGCCACCACCTCCATGGTGATACATGAGACTCTCCCCATCATTTTGATGGTCTTAACCAATATGGGCTCTCTTTACACACTCTACACGCATGGAAGGACTTCGGTCAAAGACGCGCCTGTCATTAAAAGAGTGCCAGCCGAGAGACGAGCTGCCAAG GTTATTCTTGCCCTTATCATGCTCTTCATCATGTCATGGGGCACTAGCATCATATCCGTCAACTACTTCAACTACAACCGAGGCTCCTCAGCTGAGTTTCTACTGGTTATCGCTCGTTTTGCCAACATCATCTTCATCGCCTTGTCCCCCATGGTTCTAGCAGTGGGTCACCGCCGACTCCGCTCTTTCATTAAGTCTGTGCTCGCCCACTGA
- the ssu72 gene encoding RNA polymerase II subunit A C-terminal domain phosphatase SSU72, whose translation MPSHPLRVAVVCSSNQNRSMEAHNILSKRGFEVRSFGTGSHVKLPGPAPDKPNVYDFKTTYEQMYNDLVRKDKELYTQNGILHMLDRNKRIKSKPERFQSCKDKFDLVITCEERVYDQVLEDLNSREQETLQPVHVINVDIQDNHEEATLGAFLICELCQCIQHTDDMENEIDELLQEFEDKSSRAFLHTVCFY comes from the exons ATGCCGAGCCACCCGCTACGAGTAGCGGTTGTGTGCTCGAGCAACCAGAACCGCAGTATGGAAGCGCACAATATCCTCAG CAAACGTGGATTTGAAGTGCGTTCATTCGGGACTGGTTCTCATGTGAAGCTCCCAGGTCCCGCCCCAGACAAGCCTAATGTGTACGACTTCAAAACAACATATGAACAGATGTACAACGACTTGGTCCGCAAGGACAAGGAACT ATACACGCAGAATGGAATTCTTCACATGCTGGACCGCAACAAGCGGATCAAGTCCAAGCCGGAGCGCTTCCAGAGCTGTAAGGACAAGTTTGACCTGGTCATCACGTGTGAGGAGCGAGTGTACGACCAAGTGCTCGAGG ATCTGAACTCACGGGAGCAGGAGACCCTGCAGCCCGTCCACGTCATCAATGTAGACATTCAGGACAACCATGAGGAAGCCACGCTGGGCGCCTTCCTCATCTGCGAGCTGTGTCAATGT ATTCAACACACGGACGACATGGAAAATGAAATCGATGAACTCCTGCAAGAGTTTGAGGACAAGAGCAGTAGAGCTTTCCTTCACACAGTCTGCTTCTACTGA